A genome region from Polyodon spathula isolate WHYD16114869_AA chromosome 19, ASM1765450v1, whole genome shotgun sequence includes the following:
- the LOC121294835 gene encoding ammonium transporter Rh type C 1-like, translating to MVKIWGGQKNSNMRLSLPMVCFVWEIAMIILFGVFIRYNEESDAHWRETRKEKNISSDIENDFYFRYPSFQDVHVMIFVGFGFLMTFLKRYSFGAVGFNFLVAAFGIQWALLMQGWFHSLDWTDGKIKIGIENMINADFCVASCLIAYGGVLGKVSPVQLMVMTLFGVTLFAIEEYIILTVLHVRDAGGSMVIHTFGAYYGLSIARVLYRPNLDKSKQGSVYHSDVFAMIGTLFLWMFWPSFNSAISDHGDGQHRAALNTYLTLASCVLTTVAVSSLVHGKGKIDMVHIQNATLAGGVAAGTASEMMISTYGSLIVGFICGIISTCGYAYLTPLLESKLKIHDTCGIHNLHGMPGIIGGIVGAVTAACATEQVYGHEGLIKAFAFEGAFADRVPSVQGGYQAAGLCVSLAFGLVGGTLVGFILKLNIWGDAPDENCFEDDVYWEVPEEDEENPPTHHAALEYATHIPNKLAE from the exons ATGGTGAAAATCTGGGGTGGACAGAAGAACAGCAACATGCGGCTCAGCCTGCCCATGGTGTGCTTCGTCTGGGAGATCGCGATGATCATCCTCTTCGGAGTGTTCATCCGCTACAACGAGGAGTCTGATGCCCACTGGAGAGAAACGAGAAAGGAGAAAAACATATCCAGCGACATTGAAAACGACTTTTATTTTAGATACCCAA GTTTCCAGGATGTCCACGTGATGATATTTGTGGGTTTCGGGTTCCTCATGACCTTTCTGAAACGCTACAGCTTCGGTGCCGTGGGTTTCAACTTCCTGGTAGCTGCATTCGGGATCCAGTGGGCTCTATTGATGCAGGGATGGTTCCATTCCTTGGACTGGACTGATGGCAAGATCAAGATTGGAATCGAAAA CATGATCAATGCTGATTTCTGTGTGGCTTCCTGTCTGATTGCCTATGGTGGAGTCCTGGGAAAAGTCAGCCCAGTGCAGCTGATGGTTATGACTCTGTTTGGAGTGACTCTATTTGCCATTGAAGAGTACATCATCCTTACTGTGCTTCAC GTGCGGGATGCTGGAGGCTCCATGGTTATCCACACGTTTGGAGCCTACTACGGTCTGTCTATCGCCCGTGTTCTTTACAGACCCAATCTGGATAAAAGCAAGCAGGGCTCAGTCTATCACTCTGATGTATTTGCTATGATTG GTACACTGTTTCTCTGGATGTTCTGGCCTAGTTTCAACTCTGCTATCTCGGACCACGGAGACGGGCAGCACCGCGCCGCCTTAAACACGTACCTCACCTTGGCTTCTTGTGTCCTCACCACCGTAGCGGTCTCCAGCCTCGTACACGGAAAGGGCAAGATCGACATG GTGCACATTCAGAATGCCACTCTTGCGGGGGGTGTTGCCGCGGGAACTGCGTCTGAGATGATGATTTCAACATACGGGTCCCTCATCGTCGGGTTTATCTGTGGAATCATCTCCACGTGTGGATACGCTTACCTCACA CCTTTACTGGAGTCCAAGCTGAAGATCCACGACACGTGTGGAATACACAACCTGCACGGCATGCCGGGAATTATCGGGGGCATCGTGGGAGCGGTCACAGCGGCCTGCGCTACCGAGCAGGTGTACGGCCATGAGGG GTTGATAAAAGCGTTTGCTTTCGAGGGAGCCTTTGCTGACCGGGTGCCCTCTGTGCAGGGAGGGTACCAGGCTGCTGGGTTATGCGTGTCATTAGCTTTCGGCCTTGTTGGAGGGACACTAGTTG gtttTATCCTGAAGCTGAACATTTGGGGAGATGCCCCAGATGAGAACTGTTTTGAGGATGATGTTTACTGGGAG GTCCCCGAGGAGGACGAGGAgaacccccccacacaccacgCCGCTCTTGAATATGCCACCCACATTCCCAACAAACTCGCAGAGTAG